The Antennarius striatus isolate MH-2024 chromosome 23, ASM4005453v1, whole genome shotgun sequence genome has a segment encoding these proteins:
- the cldn15a gene encoding claudin-15a — translation MDPIVEVVALVLGFISWVMVGVCLPNRYWRTSTVDGNVITTSTIYENLWMSCATDSTGVHNCREFPSLLRLSGYIQASRALMITSIVLGTFGLVFALIGLQCSKAGGENYVLKGRIAGAAGVMFMFQGVCTMIAVSWYAFNITQDFFDPFYPGIRYEIGEGLYIGWCSAVLAIAGGACLTCSCQIGTAEKYPLPYQPRGTIYSGAAPTRSVAASTYGRNAYV, via the exons ATGGATCCGATCGTGGAAGTAGTGGCTTTGGTGCTGGGGTTCATCAGTTGGGTGATGGTGGGGGTTTGCTTACCCAATCGCTACTGGAGGACATCCACCGTGGACGGGAACGTCAtcaccacctccaccatctACGAAAACCTGTGGATGTCCTGCGCCACCGACTCAACCGGGGTGCACAACTGCAGGGAGTTCCCGTCGCTGCTCCGTCTGAGTG GATATATTCAAGCATCTCGAGCCTTGATGATCACTTCCATAGTGTTGGGCACCTTTGGACTGGTGTTCGCCTTGATAGGGTTACAATGCTCAAAGGCTGGCGGAGAAAACTACGTTCTCAAAGGGAGGATTGCTGGCGCCGCCGGAGTTATGTTTATGTTTCAAG GTGTGTGCACAATGATCGCAGTGTCCTGGTATGCTTTCAACATCACTCAGGACTTCTTCGATCCTTTCTATCCTGGGATAAG GTATGAGATAGGAGAAGGGCTTTACATCGGCTGGTGCTCCGCTGTGCTCGCCATCGCCGGAGGAGCGTGTCTCACCTGCTCCTGCCAAATCGGAACAGCAGAAAAATA CCCTTTGCCTTATCAACCCAGAGGAACTATATATTCTGGTGCTGCACCAACAAGAAGCGTAGCTGCTAGCACTTATGGAAGAAATGCTTACGTTTGA